One window of the Strix uralensis isolate ZFMK-TIS-50842 chromosome 3, bStrUra1, whole genome shotgun sequence genome contains the following:
- the LOC141941678 gene encoding uncharacterized protein LOC141941678, translated as MIPGGPGWCLLVGVCALVPPATTQEGPEEDVTPSVGTEELGYHLTQDGDPLLQDPQRCGITFHTPKPCSPPEPPAASASRHDLDHLQNLLQDTKASLKAVETAAMLEDNRTRYQDVIAEALPAIREANLEFQESLDNVRRELEAHVAEADHPQMAEKKEKLRKGVRVVAHMLRLTSHLAQTLDATSHRLHAELSRRLQSSATHAAATAEP; from the exons ATGATCCCGGGAGGCCCCGGTTGGTGCCTGCTGGTGGGGGTCTGTGCCCTCGTCCCCCCCGCCACCACCCAGGAGGGACCAGAAGAAGACGTGACACCCAGCGTAGGGACGGAAGAGTTGGGGTACCACCTCACCCAGGATGGGGACCCCCTCCTCCAGGACCCGCAACGCTGCGGCATCACCTTCCAcacccccaaaccttgcagcccccccgagccgcccgccgcctccgcctcccgCCACGACCTGGATCATCTCCAGAACCTCTTGCAGGACACCAAGGCCAGCCTGAAGGCCGTGGAGACGGCGGCCATGCTGGAGGACAACCGGACGCGGTACCAGGACGTCATCGCCGAGGCCCTTCCCGCCATCCGTGAGGCCAACCTGGAATTTCAGGAGAGCCTGGATAACGTCCGCAGGGAGCTGGAGGCTCACGTGGCCGAGGCCGATCACCCCCAGATGGCTGAGAAGAAGGAGAA gctACGGAAGGGTGTCCGTGTGGTAGCCCACATGCTACGGCTCACTAGCCACCTGGCCCAGACCCTCGACGCCACCTCCCACCGCCTCCACGCTGAGCTGAGCCGGCGCCTGCAGAGCTCGGCCACCCACGCCGCTGCCACCGCCGAGCCCTAG
- the CHRNA2 gene encoding neuronal acetylcholine receptor subunit alpha-2: MGDTNTGSMGWLSHGITPLVAWCFVTFQAASCLQDQPGSHAEERLFKHLFTGYNRWSRPVPNTSDVVIVKFGLSIAQLIDVDEKNQMMTTNVWLKQEWSDYKLRWDPADFDNVTSIRVPSEMIWIPDIVLYNNADGEFAVTHMTKAHLFSNGKVKWVPPAIYKSSCSIDVTFFPFDQQNCKMKFGSWTYDKAKIDLENMEHHVDLKDYWESGEWAIINAIGTYNSKKYDCCTEIYPDITFCFIIRRLPLFYTINLIIPCLLISCLTVLVFYLPSDCGEKITLCISVLLSLTVFLLLITEIIPSTSLVIPLIGEYLLFTMIFVTLSIIITVFVLNVHHRSPSTHTMPRWVRSFFLNFIPRWLFMKRPLVLPPPEGTGGQYDLPGTRLSTSRCWLETDVDDKWEEEEEEEEEEEEDKTYPSRMSQPGSHGQGTQCRYACRRQAGKASAGSAPRVPPKGEEEEKMGSNRGLMLSPSILKALEGVQYIADHLRAEDADFSVKEDWKYVAMVIDRIFLWMFIIVCLLGTVGLFLPPYLAGMI, translated from the exons ATGGGGGACACCAACACAGGGAGCATGGGGTGGCTGTCCCATGGCATCACCCCCCTAGTCGCGTGGTGCTTTGTCACCTTCCAGGCAG cctcctgcctgcaggaTCAGCCCGGCAGCCACGCCGAGGAGCGTCTCTTCAAGCACCTCTTCACTGGGTACAACCGCTGGTCGCGGCCGGTGCCCAACACCTCCGACGTGGTCATTGTGAAGTTTGGGCTCTCCATCGCGCAGCTGATCGACGTG GATGAGAAGAACCAGATGATGACCACAAACGTCTGGCTGAAGCAG GAGTGGAGTGACTACAAGCTGCGCTGGGACCCGGCGGACTTTGACAATGTCACCTCCATCCGGGTGCCCTCTGAGATGATCTGGATCCCCGACATCGTGCTCTACAACAA TGCTGATGGAGAATTCGCCGTGACCCACATGACAAAGGCCCACCTCTTCTCCAACGGGAAGGTGAAGTGGGTGCCACCCGCCATCTACAAGAGCTCATGCAGCATCGATGTCACCTTCTTCCCCTTCGACCAGCAGAACTGTAAGATGAAGTTTGGCTCCTGGACCTATGACAAGGCCAAGATCGACCTGGAGAACATGGAGCATCATGTGGACCTCAAGGATTACTGGGAGAGCGGCGAGTGGGCCATCATAAATGCCATTGGCACCTATAACTCCAAGAAGTATGACTGCTGCACCGAGATCTACCCCGACATCACCTTCTGCTTCATCATCCGTCGCCTCCCGCTATTCTACACTATCAATCTCATCATACCCTGCCTGCTTATCTCCTGCCTGACTGTGCTGGTCTTCTACCTGCCCTCTGACTGTGGGGAGAAGATCACCCTCTGCATCTCTGTCCTGCTGTCCCTCACCGTCTTCCTGCTGCTCATCACAGAAATCATCCCGTCCACCTCGCTGGTCATCCCTCTCATCGGCGAGTACCTCCTCTTCACCATGATTTTCGTCACTCTCTCCATCATCATCACCGTGTTTGTCCTCAACGTCCACCACcgctcccccagcacccacacgATGCCTCGCTGGGTGCGTAGCTTCTTCCTCAACTTCATCCCTCGCTGGCTCTTTATGAAGCGACCCCTGGTCCTGCCTCCCCCCGAGGGGACTGGGGGGCAGTATGACCTCCCAGGGACGAGGCTCAGCACCTCCCGGTGCTGGCTGGAGACCGATGTGGATGAcaagtgggaggaggaggaggaagaagaggaggaggaagaggaggataaGACGTACCCCAGCCGCATGTCCCAGCCGGGATCCCATGGCCAAGGAACCCAGTGCCGCTACGCCTGCAGGCGCCAAGCTGGGAAGGCATCGGCTGGCTCAGCCCCCCGGGTGCCCCccaaaggggaggaagaggagaagatgGGCTCAAACCGGGGGCTGATGCTGTCCCCCAGCATTCTGAAGGCCTTGGAAGGGGTGCAGTACATCGCGGACCACCTGCGAGCCGAGGATGCTGACTTCTCG GTGAAGGAGGACTGGAAATACGTGGCCATGGTGATCGACCGCATCTTCCTCTGGATGTTCATCATCGTCTGTTTGCTGGGCACTGTGGGGCTCTTCCTCCCACCCTACCTGGCGGGGATGATCTAG